A single genomic interval of Methyloceanibacter caenitepidi harbors:
- a CDS encoding PadR family transcriptional regulator, producing the protein MKRRERQILAVLTYSATPLSGAQIWAATGLRSASIYPTLNELEKAGDVESWWAPGPYPRTRIYRPTMSGRERFLDAFPGAGGQPE; encoded by the coding sequence ATGAAGCGTCGCGAACGACAGATCCTGGCGGTGCTGACCTACTCGGCGACGCCGCTCTCCGGCGCGCAGATTTGGGCCGCCACAGGTCTGCGGAGCGCTTCGATCTACCCCACCCTGAACGAGCTCGAGAAAGCCGGCGACGTCGAGAGCTGGTGGGCGCCAGGGCCGTATCCAAGAACGCGGATATACCGGCCGACGATGAGCGGCCGTGAGCGCTTTCTCGATGCGTTTCCCGGCGCAGGAGGGCAGCCAGAATGA
- a CDS encoding DnaA N-terminal domain-containing protein, translating into MKQGAHKQAHIPRPETGSADMEADSAYLETARQDSGPRESRMPRSVALDFSLTKAMRQVAAVVGLHTNATGRCFLKEATIADKASLSRRTVQRALNGLVERGHLAKRSTGRALELRWCAKNDASGAPKVTHQVRQCRSRSDSQESHQMRLPGVASHINGLSNVAAAAAPDPDSGKDPGGGARKNTQGALSLLRWISTRLGVDYHHDDRALGVVRGWLDDGATEAQVRSAIERAAGRRKFEPPLWVGYFTELVQEEASRPPRSYRASGSRSPSRLAASGVLETAGAPIGQRAPEPDGPPQWLAMRAALKTAMGEDTFASWIAPLQFVCVTADGTLKLRAPSRFHADWVRRHHEQALRHAAARTQDADDVEVES; encoded by the coding sequence GTGAAGCAAGGGGCGCATAAGCAGGCGCATATTCCGCGCCCCGAAACCGGATCGGCGGATATGGAAGCCGATTCCGCGTATTTGGAAACCGCGCGCCAGGATTCGGGCCCGCGCGAATCCCGGATGCCCCGTTCGGTGGCGCTGGACTTCTCCCTCACCAAGGCCATGCGCCAGGTCGCGGCCGTTGTCGGCCTCCACACGAACGCGACCGGCCGGTGCTTCCTGAAGGAAGCGACGATCGCGGACAAGGCGAGCCTGTCGCGGCGGACCGTGCAGCGGGCCTTGAACGGCCTTGTCGAGCGCGGACACCTTGCGAAGCGGTCCACGGGCCGTGCGCTCGAGCTCCGCTGGTGCGCCAAGAATGACGCATCAGGTGCGCCAAAAGTGACGCATCAGGTGCGCCAATGTCGCAGCAGAAGCGACTCTCAGGAGTCGCATCAGATGCGACTCCCAGGAGTCGCATCGCATATAAACGGCTTATCTAACGTAGCTGCTGCAGCTGCTCCCGATCCGGATTCGGGAAAGGATCCCGGCGGCGGGGCGCGCAAGAACACGCAAGGCGCCCTGTCGCTGCTCCGCTGGATCTCGACAAGGCTCGGCGTCGATTACCACCACGACGACCGAGCGCTGGGCGTCGTCCGCGGCTGGCTCGACGACGGCGCGACCGAGGCCCAAGTGCGGTCCGCGATCGAACGGGCGGCCGGCCGACGCAAATTCGAGCCGCCGCTGTGGGTCGGCTATTTCACCGAGCTCGTTCAGGAAGAGGCTTCTCGTCCCCCACGCAGCTACCGCGCTTCAGGTTCTAGATCCCCCAGCCGTCTAGCCGCCTCTGGCGTACTTGAGACGGCTGGGGCCCCGATCGGCCAGCGGGCGCCAGAACCGGATGGCCCGCCGCAATGGCTGGCCATGCGCGCCGCGCTCAAGACCGCGATGGGCGAGGACACCTTTGCGAGCTGGATCGCGCCGCTGCAATTCGTCTGCGTCACGGCCGACGGAACACTGAAGCTGAGGGCGCCGTCGCGATTCCACGCCGATTGGGTGCGGCGGCACCACGAGCAGGCGCTGCGCCATGCAGCGGCAAGAACGCAGGACGCGGACGACGTGGAGGTGGAATCGTGA
- a CDS encoding DUF6362 family protein encodes MGATEIPGLKPRPGLGLDQTVELQKKCLILIDRSVLTLAALPDKERRFQRSPGSGLPEPVYTKQELDAAADFEAQLRASKGEPTRKLRRFRPSPRDVGRYLDVLAWLSELWRSANGPRDVKLIIARAHGVSWWRLTHQYGRSEATLRNWHRSAVAQVLSRHWKEIDRLFV; translated from the coding sequence ATGGGTGCTACTGAGATTCCGGGGCTGAAACCTCGGCCGGGCTTGGGCCTCGACCAGACGGTCGAGCTCCAGAAGAAATGCCTGATCCTGATCGATCGGTCGGTGCTGACGCTGGCCGCCCTGCCGGACAAGGAGCGGCGCTTCCAGCGATCGCCGGGATCCGGACTTCCCGAGCCGGTCTACACGAAGCAGGAGCTCGACGCGGCGGCAGACTTCGAGGCGCAGCTGCGGGCGTCGAAAGGCGAGCCCACGCGCAAGCTGCGGCGCTTCCGCCCCTCCCCGCGCGACGTCGGCCGGTATCTCGACGTGCTGGCCTGGCTGAGCGAACTCTGGAGGTCCGCCAACGGGCCGCGCGACGTGAAGCTGATCATCGCCCGGGCTCATGGCGTGAGCTGGTGGCGCCTGACGCATCAATACGGCCGCAGCGAAGCGACCTTGCGCAATTGGCACAGATCCGCGGTCGCGCAGGTCCTGTCGCGCCATTGGAAAGAAATCGACCGGCTGTTTGTTTGA
- a CDS encoding DNA-directed RNA polymerase subunit alpha C-terminal domain-containing protein, producing MGGRRLEDLGRSARCANVFGAERIETIGQLVQRTEIDFRRIPNIGNKSIREIKEKLAELGLSLRQGEIKLT from the coding sequence GTGGGCGGGCGGCGGCTGGAAGACCTCGGCCGGTCTGCACGTTGCGCGAACGTCTTTGGGGCTGAGCGTATCGAGACAATCGGCCAGCTCGTCCAGCGGACGGAGATCGACTTCAGGCGAATCCCGAACATCGGCAATAAAAGCATCCGCGAGATAAAAGAAAAACTGGCTGAGTTAGGGCTTTCGTTGAGACAAGGCGAAATAAAGCTGACATAG
- a CDS encoding helix-turn-helix domain-containing protein, with protein sequence MDGRRERPKKTGPVDGHVGRRIRLRRMQVGLSQTDLGDALGLTFQQIQKYENGANRIGAGRLVEIAAVLGIEVGWFFEDAPAPERGAPIGAAAAEDPLALLATRDGLALAEAFGAITDPRQRRAVLQLVRSMAGLEQEQFAEAA encoded by the coding sequence ATGGACGGAAGACGCGAACGCCCGAAGAAGACAGGCCCGGTCGACGGCCATGTGGGGCGGCGCATCCGGCTGCGGCGCATGCAGGTGGGTCTCAGCCAGACGGATCTCGGCGACGCGCTCGGGCTGACGTTTCAGCAGATCCAAAAATACGAGAACGGCGCGAACCGCATCGGCGCCGGCCGGCTCGTGGAGATCGCGGCCGTGCTCGGCATCGAGGTTGGCTGGTTCTTCGAAGATGCGCCGGCGCCCGAACGAGGCGCCCCGATCGGCGCCGCGGCCGCGGAGGATCCGCTCGCCCTTCTGGCGACGAGGGACGGCCTGGCGCTCGCCGAGGCCTTCGGCGCGATCACGGATCCCCGTCAGCGCAGGGCCGTGCTGCAGCTCGTGCGGTCCATGGCCGGCCTCGAGCAAGAGCAGTTCGCGGAGGCGGCGTAG
- a CDS encoding helix-turn-helix domain-containing protein: MTPTEYRWAYAERVKQARKESGYTQDQMARLLRLTQPTYSKYESGRGEDAPSLLPQHLIQDFCLICRVNIEWLVTGEGPMKASRPSKERGNDAA, from the coding sequence GTGACGCCGACGGAATACCGATGGGCCTACGCCGAGCGCGTAAAACAGGCGCGCAAGGAGTCCGGCTACACGCAGGACCAGATGGCGCGCCTGCTCCGGCTGACCCAGCCGACTTACAGCAAATACGAAAGCGGCCGCGGCGAGGATGCGCCCAGCCTGCTGCCGCAGCACCTGATCCAGGACTTCTGTCTCATTTGCCGCGTCAACATCGAGTGGCTCGTGACCGGGGAAGGGCCGATGAAGGCTAGTCGGCCCTCGAAGGAGAGGGGCAACGACGCCGCCTGA